CATTGCCAGGAAACCAGTGTGACTGGCTTATGACTTGCAGCAACTGCCAGAGAAGAATCATTGGCATACGTTACCAGTGTAGGTGAGCAGCAGGAGCAGAGAATTGCTATCTGTTATTTACCTTAGGGTAAAAATAGAGCAAATAGATATTAAATGCTAACTATTTTTAGGATGCTTTGCTAGATgttaaaggagataaaaaattttacatatctCACAGTTGGTATGTTTATGGGatgtgcaaaataaaatattgcccTTCTTGACTTTCTGCTTGTATTGTAGGAGTAGGCAAAGTTGAGCTTAATACCTCAACTCTGATCTTTGGATGCTAAAATCCTGGCTTAGAAAATATCAGTTGTGCTTTTTTCCATGTGTCCAAAGATGATGAAGTTAGTAGAAGATTCAGTCAAGTCTGTATGGTATAAGGGACTGGTGACTGAGTCAACGTAGGTATTTGACCTCATGACTCCAGTCAAGGATTCTTTCTAACTTTGCCAGATTGCATAGATTATTTTGGCTAAATATGCTCTGATTCTTGGTATCAATAGAATGGTCAGAGTTTCCATTcgcaatgttaaaaaaaataacaatcatcATAACATGGTCTTAGGGGCAATTTCCAAGTTGTTCAGAGggttttctttcatatttgtcatttgttCTTTCTACAACCTATGAATTAAACAGGAGTAGATGTTGTTAGCCCTGGGGAAATGGaggtaagaaaaattaaatggcttgtGGAAAGACAAGGTAATGATTCAGTTACTACAGAAATCTGATCATTGATTTTCTGTAGCTCTTCCTCCTTTTGCACTTGTCTTTTGTTAAATATGTGATTTATTCTTTCTACAGCCTGTGTCCCTCTTATAATATATGTGAATTGTGTGAAGCAGGGTCATATGCCCACGATCCTAACCATATCCTCTTGAAACTACGGAGACCAATTATGGGTTCTTCTGAAACATATACTCATACAAAGCTCTCCCCACCTCGTCTGCCAGCTGCTCTGGAGCAAGTCAGGTAAGGCCATGAATGTGATATTGGGCACGTGGCCTGTCAGCTTGGCTTTGCTAACTGTGTAGGTATAGCCTCTCACTAGTAGAGATGAGGGTTGTTTCTTAATTTCCAAAGGGTTATTGTTAATTAAGACTTTGTTAATCTCTCATTAATAGGCTCCAGAAGCAGATGGACAAGAATTTTCTTAAGGCAGAAAAGCAAAGGTTGCGAgctgaaaagaaacagagaaaggcagaAGTTAAGGAACTTAAGAAACAGCTTAAGCTTCATAGGAAAATTCATCTGTGGAACTCTATCCATGGGCTGCAGAGCCCCAAATCACCCCTTGGTAGGCCAGAGAGCCTCCTTCACTCAAGCACTCTGATGTAAGCTTCTAGACCCCAAACTCTTTAAAAtgctcagttttttttaatagttttatgttgtgttgtctattttttattgttgaaaGTACAAAAACCCTTCCCAGGAAAGCTCAGTCATTAAGGATACAAAATAGATGTTGTCATTCCTATGGACCAGTGGTAGCATAATCGCTGTTGCGCTGGAAGAATGCAGCAGAGAAATCATAAGTACCTGACTTTGTGGTGGTTTTACTTACAGCTACTTGTATTCATCCTCATGTTAGCTTTCTGTCTCAAATTTCAAATgtaccctttttttcttttctttttttttctgagtgaaTTAAAATACACAGATGAGAAGGGGTCTCATTAAATCCCCAGAGCCAAGGATAGCCTCTTTGTTCACTGTTCTGGGTATTCACAAAACACTATATTAGTAAGAAAATCAATAGATAGTTATCCTTATCTATGTGCAGGCTCCCTATGCAGCCTTGTGCCCCAGTTGTGCCAACTCTGAGTGCAGCATTTGTAGATGAGAATGTGCCAGATGGGACCCATCTTCAACCAGGAAccaaatttattaaacactggaGGATGAAAAATACAGGAAATGTCAAATGGAGTGCAGAAACAAAGGTATTTTCTTTGTAGATCTTAACATAGAATATGAATTTGAAATGTAACAGAAGGCTTACcttgattatttttcttcattctcttgttttcttttttccagctgAAATTTATGTGGGGAAACCTAACTTTGGCTTCTACTGAAAAGAAGGATGTTTTGGTGCCCTATGTAAAGGCTGGCCATGTGGGAATTGTGTCTGTTGAATTCATAGCCCCAGCTTTGGAGGGAACCTACACTTCACACTGGCGCCTTTCTCACAAGGGTGAGCAGTTTGGGCCCAGGGTCTGGTGCAGCATCATTGTGGACCCTTTCCCAACTAGAGAAAATCTTGAAGATAGTGAAAAAGTCTCTTTCAGCACAAATAAAGTTGATGATCTCTCCTGTCAGCAAGAGGCAAGTATTAACAAGATTTTGACCCCATACCTTTTCCTGCTGGGTGTTCTCTTTCTTGGGGCTTTCCCCCCAAAACGTATCCTGCATTGGTCAGTCttgcctcttttctccttttgacATTTCCCTCTCCTCTCATGGCTTTGACTGTCTCCTATTATTTCCAAATTGGTATTTCCAACTGTCTTCTGGTTGTCATCTTCTCTTGGGTCTTCTGTTGGCAGCTCAAATCTAGGCTCTCCCAAAACGAGCTTATTATTGATTCCTCTGAAACTGTTCTTTTTTGTCTCCCTTTTCATGTGAGTGGTATTAGCACTCACCCAGGGTCCCATGTTAGAAACTTTGCTGTTCCCTTGCCACTTTCTCATCTTTCACATCCGGCCCACTGTTTATCTGGTTGTCTCCTCTTTTGTACCTTTTCCAGCAttgttcctttcctctcttcactGCCACCAACATGGTTTATAAGCCTTTCTTACTTCCTCCCTACCTGGATTCTTGTAGTGACATCTAATTACTGGTCTTCCTGGGTCCATCTTTTCTCATCCTTCATTTAGGTGCCTGAATAATTTTCCATATGCATAGATCTGATCAATCAGTtgtttaataaatagttgttgagcACCCTCTATTTGTGCCAAATCCAATGCTTGGTGTGCTGGGATTATAAAGGTATCTGAGGGAaacaatatagatatagatatagataaatagattttgTTGTTGATCTTGTTTCAGTCTGGTCCAAcccttcatgactccatttggggttttcttggcaaagatacccaCAGTgtctgatgctgaatttgaactcaggaagatgagtcttcctgattccagggtgtGCCCCCCAGCTTatatacaaatagaaacaaaatatatataaattagtttgGATGGGTTGAGGAAAAGGAGGGACTAAGTCATTGGAAAAATCCATTAAGGCCTGAGATTAGAGGTGTGGCCTGAGGTAAACTTTGAAAGAAGCTGAGGATCATAGAAATGGACCTGGGAACCAGACCAATCTTTACCAAGTAACTGAGTCAGGACTTGGAATATGTGAGAGAAGTCTGGAGTGTGGGAAGAGGAATAAGGTAGGAGGTATCTGAAAAAGTGGGCTGGAGCTGAACTATGAAGGGCTCTAAATCCACACAAAGGACCCTAGGGTCAGTGGGAAGCTACTAAAGCTTCTTTAGGTGGGCAGTGACATGGTTAGGCAGGCCTCTTTGGCTGCTTTGTGTAGAATGGATTGGGGAAAGGAGGGACTAGAGAGCACTTTGGGAGGCTCTTATAATAGTTtaatggacaaatcatttcatctctcactGGGCTTATATTATGTCAGAAGAGGGAATTGGTCTAGTTCAGgggtttttaaaacatttttttgtgtTGTGAACCCCTTAGGCCAGCCTGGTGAAACTAGTGACTCCTTAGAATAATAATGTTTGTTGCTtacattcataattgaagaaaaagctacattttactgaaaataaagatgtatttttcttttcttttcaatttcatggCCCTTCAGAAACCACTGATTctagattaagaactcctggttTGCATTTTTTCCTAACGTATCTTTTGGCTCTCAGTCCTAAGAACCTTCATCGTTCTTCTGCTAAAAAACCTTGGCAGTTTCCAGTTGCCTACTAAGTAAATTTCAGATTCTTTGTTTTACACTCAAGGCTTTCACttcttttctcccattggctCCAGTTACTCAGTTCTATTTACTTAATGCTCTAGACAAACTATCCCCAGACATACCCTTTATTTTCCAGACTCCATGCCATTCTCTTATTtctgaaattctctttctccttccttcacaTATTGAATTCCTATCCATTCTTCTTAAGCCCATTTCAAATGCCACTTCTTCCAGAAAGGCCTTACCTTATACCATTAATAGCAAACTCTTACTCATATAGCACTCTGTTtaaccaccttttttttttcagagaattaacCCATTTTGTTGATATGCTATAATTGTTCTAAATTTTTACCATATTACatagaaaatactaaaaattgaAGCTACTTTGTAAAACCAAAGAAAACATCAAAtccagaaatatatatttttcacagTGGATCCTTTTCTCATTTGTTGCTGTTTATTAGGTGACTCTGTGGACCATAGCTTTATAGCTTGCCAGTTTCTAATATTCTTCAACATTCTTTTATTAGAGTTTAagtattaagttaaaatttttaaatatctatatttgacttttaaaatattgttttttcttttgttaaaattattattttacatttgcaATACACATCAGTAGTACCTGTTTCTAGaggtttttaaaaggaagagTATACCCAGAAAAGGTGAAAAAGCAAGCGTTAGAACAGCTAGCATATCAAATACCTTTAATAAAGAATTTCTTTGCAGTATTAAGAATTCAAAGCAGAAGCATTATTTTTCAAGCTTGATATCACATATTATATGAATTTTATCAACAAACAACTATGTAGGCATGCTCCATGCTACATTATCCATtagttcttaaaaataaataaggaaataggcTTAGGCCATTCCTGGCACTGAGACATTTTCATCTTGTGCCTTTTCCCCAAACAAACCATGCTAATCGGTAGATTGTGCATAACGATATGAAATGAAATGTATAAATTACTATGTGTGGCTGACTTGAGAGCATCTTGACTTCAGATAAATAGGTAAATGCCACTTGAGAATCACAAGGACCGGCTCAAGATGCAGTTCTCTGTCAGGGGATTCCCAAACTAGGATTGATAGTTACTCTGTTAACCCATGAGAATGCTTGGAGGCCCTGCAGGTTTCACCACTTTCTAATATACTGTGTATTCTAGATATATGTGTTTTGTTTAATCCCCTTACTAAAACTGTATGTTTTATAAACTTGGGGACCTTATCTTATCTAAGTTTTGTAGTTTTACCAGTGCCTAGTACAGTGTTGCACAAATAGTAAGtctttagtaaatgtttgttaaaccATTAAGTTACTCAGAATAAAGAAGGTATTTTAAGGTGACTTAGAGACTCTTAAGTGACTACAGAAGTATATTTTCCTAGACATGAAGAACCAACTTCCACACATCAGGAGAATCACATGTTCAAAGCTGTCCTGCCTCTATTAGCCATTaaatttctttgcttctctatGAAGTTAGGagcattaatgaaaataatttaattctgatATATTGAGAGGAATGGAATCTCAGCCTGTTCTGACCTGTGGTTTTCTGTAGCTTTGAGAACTTTATTCTTTGTTGACTTTCATTAAATTGTCTTTTTGATGCAGGACTCTCACTAAACAATTACTCTATTTTAAtggctttcatttttgttttctaaattttggGGGAGGGGTAAGGGTAAACAATTTCATTCTGTTTACAAATTTTTAGTGGGGGTCTGAGGTTCATCTTGTTTGGCTCCACAGGAAGCTTTCTCACTTGCTAAAGAGGAAATTCAGATTGATGAAGTGACTGAATCAACAGAGGAAGCAGAAACTTGCCTCCCTCGGAAGATCAAAAATGTTCCTAGTGAGAGGGAGCTCTACATCCCATCTGTGGACCTCCTCACTGCGCAGGTGGAAGAGTCAGCTCTTTGAAGGGCAGGGCCCAGGAGAGACCTGGGGAAGTTGTATAACTCTATTGGtggctagatagcacagtggatagagtacctgccctgaagtcaggaggacttgagttcaaatatggcctcagacacttaacacttcttggctgtgtgaccctgggcaagtcacttaaccccaattgcctcagccaaaataaagaaaagaagagaagaaagatattAAGAGAAAGGGGGCTGGCTTAGTCTTGATTTGAAATAATAAAGACTGTATTCACTCTGACCCATATAGTCTCACCCATAGATTAAGCTATTTAGGAGATCCTTCATAACCCATGACTGGTACCTTCCCCCTTGTGAAAATGGCAAAAGTAAACTTTGTTTTGGATTTGGGATGTTATCCCATACCCCCATGTAACTTCCTTTAGTTGCTCTTCTTGTCACATGGTCAGCCCCTCTCCACCGGCATtgcatttccttcctctttttagaAGAGTTAAGAGCTCAATTTCAATTCAGCCTTTCTCCTTCAGTCATGAGTGTTATGCATTAGAAGGGAGGAGTCTTAGGGGATATGGTGCATTTCTGGGTAGGCTGTTGAGCAGAGAGAAGTTTTGGTACCAGCATGGGTACCCTGCTAATATTGCCCATGTTCTTTTCCAGGATCTGCTGTCATTTGAGTTATTAGACATAAACATTGTACAAGAGCTAGAACGAGTACCCCACAATACCCCAGTTGGTAAGAATGCCACTAAACTCaccttggtttgttttttttttttttctttcataggcAGCTGCTAGGTATATGGGTACTGCAACTGAGGCTTTATGAAACTTGGTATTTGACTAAGAAAGTACATTTTGCATATTGGTCCCTTTTTCTAGAGTCCAACCTTATGTCAAAGATACCTAGTTCTGAGAGATGGGATTCCTTTTCACCCATTGTCTTACCAGAGGCTATTTTATATATCTCTGAGCTTTCCCTGCATTGAATGAAAATCATTATTATGATTATGTATTATGATTCTGTTCACATTCTTTTTGCTAAAGCCTGtatctactttttcttttgtatttggatTTATAGTTGACATCTCCATCATTGACATCTAAGCAGATGTTTTTCTGCTTCTGGTATTTCCTACATTGGTCTGTCAGTCTATCAGAGGGGTGGTTTATGGCTATTTCTCACTCTTAATAACATGTTTGGAAGATGATACTTTTTTCTTGGTTGAtcattttcttgtctctttttcagATATGACCCCCTGCATGTCTCCTCTACCACATGATAGCCCTTTGATAGAGAAACCAGGTTTGGGACAGATACAAGAGGAGAGTGAAGGGACAGGATTTAAAGTGCTTCCTGGTAAGAGAACATGTGCGTATATTTTCTCAGTGCTTGAGTAGTTTTTCTGTACCACATGACCTTTTATCATGAGAGACATTGGGAGCTGCTGTTTGTTGTTTGGCCTAGTATCCCAAGTGATGAATATAAATTGGATTGAAACTTCGGGATGTGTTAAGTGTAAAATGCTTATaaggattttggtttttttgttttttgtttttcagattccACAATGGCATCAAAGAATAAAGCTGAGAACACCATTCCTGCAGAAGAAGGTGAAGAAGACCTAAGTGGGACCCAGTTTGTTTGTGAAACTGTAATCCGTTCTCTTACTTTGGATGCTGCTCCTGACCATAACCCACCTCGAAGACCCAAGTCCCTGCAGAGTGAGTATCTCAGTAGCTTCTGCTCCCTCCCTCCTACCACTCTAATGACAGTACAGGATTAAAAAAGTATCTTATCCACTGATAGTGAAGATAAAGGATTTTGATTATGATTAAACTCCTGCTTATTCATTAGGCTCTCTGCATATGCTGCCTGACAACTTTAATTATGGTATCAAGAGTGAAGAAACCATCAGAACTcagttttcctcttctttagaAGGAGAATCACAGCCCCAGCTCATTGAAGAGAGGCAGCCAGCCCAGTCAGATGGCTTCAGCAAAGAGAAATCCTTGTGTGAGTCCATGGGTCTCTTCAGAGGAGGTCTTGGGGCTTGTAAAGTATTTGTTCAGTTGTCCCTAAAGAGTAGTACAGGAATTATGGCAGCAACCTACAGGcaaggagaatttttaaaatttactttttttcccctcagtagtattatattttttccaaatatatataaagatgttTTCAACAttatgtaagattttgagttcctaggagaacattgtacacaggaacattatgtgatgatcaagtatgatagaTAGACTTAACTTCTTAGCAATATAGGGATCCAAGACTTGCGATAGAAAATACcttccatatccagagagagaattatggagatgtAATTAGGATCAtgatatactattttcacctttttttttttttttttttttttttttgtggtttgctttttttccctcctgttttcctttttgttctgattgttctatcacatgacaaatatggacacatgtttaaaaggattatatatgtataaattatatcagattgcttcctatCTTGAAGGAGGggataagagagggagaaaaaaatctggaactcaaaaccttgcaaaaatgaatgttgaggagcacagtggatagagcaccagctctgaagtcaggagttcaaatctgacctcagacacttaatacctcctagctgtgtgactctgggcaagtcacttaaccccaattgcctcagcaaaaaaaaagaaaatttaactatCTAGTTAAATATCTAGTAAGTAATATCTAGTAATATCTAGTAAGGGTGACTTTCTTAAAATTCATTATAacttttcattattcattataatAAATGTGGCCTTATTTAAATGGGGTCACCCAGGACTCCctatctagaattttttttccaacctTTTGATGATTACAACAAGCCAGCAGGCAAATTTTTGCTTTGAATTCCTGTCTCAGAGCAGTAATAGTGATGGCCCTTTCCCTTGCAGGTAGCTGCTTCTCGTTTTAAGCTCTATCATGTTTCTTTGAATGATGTTTGTCTTGTTCTCCTGAGCTGTGATGGTTCTCTCTCTAGTCCTTTCTCCTGATTAGAGCATCACCCTGATTCTGCCAGTAGATAATCTGTGCTTGGTCTCCCATCCCCATTTGAATTCCCCTCATGCTTTGCTCTGGCTAGCAGCTAAAAGTTGGTTGCTTTCATCCTTTAGCGAATTCCATTCTTCCTGAGGAGATACTgatgaatgatgaaaaaaaagacacTATCCAGGTggtagaggaggaagaggaagaggaagaagaacttAAAGATGAAGTCCGAAGTCAGGGCTCTTCTGCTTCTTCTGAGGATTACATCATCATCTTGCCTGAGTGCTTTGATACAAGCCGCCCCCTGGGAGAGTCCATGTATAGTTCTGCTCTCTCACAGCCAGGTCTAGAACGGCTCATGGAAATAGAGCAAGTGGTCAAGGCTGAGCAAGAGCCAGCTGAGGCTTATGAAGGGCTTGATAGAGGGGAAAACCAGCTGCAAGGGCACATCATCAGTGATATCCTGACAACATCACAGACTTTGGATGCAGTGCTTCTGACACCAGAGCTGGTGGGGCCTCCACAACAGCTGTCCAGGTATCATTTGCCTCTCCTCTCAGCTAGATGCTTGGAGAGAGGTCAACCAGATCTTGAAATATGTTTCTTCACCATGGGAACAGATTTTTCCTCCCACTTGGCCCAATGTGGATATAGATGCTATACTTCCAAGTACCACTTGagctttttaactttaaaaaaattttagccggggcagctaggtggcgcagtggatagagcaccagccttgaattcaggaggacctgagttcaaatttgatctcagacacttaacacttcctagctgtgtgaccctgggcaaatcacttaacccagcagggggggggggggttgggttTAGCCAACATTAAATTAAAGGCAAATTTAGGTAGTTTTTTTGCATGGATTATATATCTATTTCAGATATCACTAAGAATGTTTTTACCAGTTAGATTTCCTTTTGATATCTGGTATGGGGTTGACCTTTATTATTTGATTCACAGATGCATAAATTTCACAGAAGCAGTGAAAATAGATTAGCAAAACCTATGCATAATCAGAAAGTTAAATCTATTGTAGAAAAAGCATAAtgcatttaaaaagcaaacatataaattatttatacattattCACTTTCAATTAGTGTGGAAAGTAATCAAGAATATACTATAATTATATCAACTTCAGGGAGGTGGGAGTTTGTCATTATTTAATACctattcaattcagcaaacattcaaCCATTGTTTATTATGTGCTAGATTGGGAAGTAAAGGTATCATGAGCACTATCTGAAAAAGGAAGCTAGTACTGTTAGAACTTAACTGTGAGTCCTGTAAATCAAGGTTAGAGCATTCCCCATACATATGTGTTATGCTGAGTTTATTCTCACTACATCTCTGGGTATCTCACATTTcacttcattgttattttttggaAGCAGTCCTTCATCTCTTCAGAATATTAATTCTGCAGAAACAGATTTGCCAGTTACCATTGAAGAATTTTCTCCAGTTCCTGATCAAGTAAGAGGAGGTACTGATGAGTttgtgcttttttcttctttattactttttaaaaattttttccaaatttattttatttaaagaaacagaataagaaaaaagaaaaatagaaaagaaatacaaaatatatatgtatatattagtagaagaaattatgttcATAAGTGTCCatcttctctttactttcttgtaaattgttcttttgtcctgtgcaccttttttactttattattttccctctttcatcccTCCCCGCAAACCACAGGCAAGCTATAGTTaaggaaagatatatttatttttacatatgtagatatatacatacacatatacacacatattcccaCGCATACACATCTTTTCTATCCCTGTTGACCATTTGTTTTAGTTCTGCTCCTAACTTTCCTTCCTCTTACTTAATCTCCTTCAACCCATAgatctctcccttgtcttcttccctcagtTTTTACTTCCTTGTCTAcccatctctctctccttatttctttatagattttttagGGTGCTATACTCTATggtttatatgttgttttttttttttttactactttcaATAGGAAGAGGTGCTGAATAATCTTTTTATCTTATTCTGTTGTCTCaggaattttactttttttttgt
The Sminthopsis crassicaudata isolate SCR6 chromosome 4, ASM4859323v1, whole genome shotgun sequence genome window above contains:
- the NBR1 gene encoding next to BRCA1 gene 1 protein isoform X5; the protein is MSLASVKLLSQSMEPQVNLNVTFKNETQSFLVSDSENTTWADVEAMVKVSFDLNTIQIKYLDEDSEEVSINSQGEYEEALKIAVKQGNQLQMNVYERHSTVDETPQPGYKHPQDPPGTEKRSTVRAGKKPLAHYSSLVRALGSEMKTQEEPTAQLSLTPCEADKPQDKPPDWFTRYLETFREQVVKETVEKLDQKLREKLVLQGPSLESCSSALSMPVSEEALSLPGNQCDWLMTCSNCQRRIIGIRYQCSLCPSYNICELCEAGSYAHDPNHILLKLRRPIMGSSETYTHTKLSPPRLPAALEQVRLQKQMDKNFLKAEKQRLRAEKKQRKAEVKELKKQLKLHRKIHLWNSIHGLQSPKSPLGRPESLLHSSTLMLPMQPCAPVVPTLSAAFVDENVPDGTHLQPGTKFIKHWRMKNTGNVKWSAETKLKFMWGNLTLASTEKKDVLVPYVKAGHVGIVSVEFIAPALEGTYTSHWRLSHKGEQFGPRVWCSIIVDPFPTRENLEDSEKVSFSTNKVDDLSCQQEATFSLAKEEIQIDEVTESTEEAETCLPRKIKNVPSERELYIPSVDLLTAQDLLSFELLDINIVQELERVPHNTPVDMTPCMSPLPHDSPLIEKPGLGQIQEESEGTGFKVLPDSTMASKNKAENTIPAEEGEEDLSGTQFVCETVIRSLTLDAAPDHNPPRRPKSLQSSLHMLPDNFNYGIKSEETIRTQFSSSLEGESQPQLIEERQPAQSDGFSKEKSLSNSILPEEILMNDEKKDTIQVVEEEEEEEEELKDEVRSQGSSASSEDYIIILPECFDTSRPLGESMYSSALSQPGLERLMEIEQVVKAEQEPAEAYEGLDRGENQLQGHIISDILTTSQTLDAVLLTPELVGPPQQLSSPSSLQNINSAETDLPVTIEEFSPVPDQVRGEPRASSGFVNSRQKNYENSRYYHGSSITGGLVKGAMSFAASAYKALFAGPPVTAQPIVSEDQTAALMAHLFEMGFCDRQLNLRLLKKHNHNILQVVTELLQINNNDWYTHRY
- the NBR1 gene encoding next to BRCA1 gene 1 protein isoform X4, with the protein product MSLASVKLLSQSMEPQVNLNVTFKNETQSFLVSDSENTTWADVEAMVKVSFDLNTIQIKYLDEDSEEVSINSQGEYEEALKIAVKQGNQLQMNVYERHSTVDETPQPGYKHPQDPPGTEKRSTVRAGKKPLAHYSSLVRALGSEMKTQEEPTAQLSLTPCEADKPQDKPPDWFTRYLETFREQVVKETVEKLDQKLREKLVLQGPSLESCSSALSMPVSEEALSLPGNQCDWLMTCSNCQRRIIGIRYQCSLCPSYNICELCEAGSYAHDPNHILLKLRRPIMGSSETYTHTKLSPPRLPAALEQVRLQKQMDKNFLKAEKQRLRAEKKQRKAEVKELKKQLKLHRKIHLWNSIHGLQSPKSPLGRPESLLHSSTLMLPMQPCAPVVPTLSAAFVDENVPDGTHLQPGTKFIKHWRMKNTGNVKWSAETKLKFMWGNLTLASTEKKDVLVPYVKAGHVGIVSVEFIAPALEGTYTSHWRLSHKGEQFGPRVWCSIIVDPFPTRENLEDSEKVSFSTNKVDDLSCQQEEAFSLAKEEIQIDEVTESTEEAETCLPRKIKNVPSERELYIPSVDLLTAQDLLSFELLDINIVQELERVPHNTPVDMTPCMSPLPHDSPLIEKPGLGQIQEESEGTGFKVLPDSTMASKNKAENTIPAEEGEEDLSGTQFVCETVIRSLTLDAAPDHNPPRRPKSLQSSLHMLPDNFNYGIKSEETIRTQFSSSLEGESQPQLIEERQPAQSDGFSKEKSLSNSILPEEILMNDEKKDTIQVVEEEEEEEEELKDEVRSQGSSASSEDYIIILPECFDTSRPLGESMYSSALSQPGLERLMEIEQVVKAEQEPAEAYEGLDRGENQLQGHIISDILTTSQTLDAVLLTPELVGPPQQLSSSPSSLQNINSAETDLPVTIEEFSPVPDQVRGEPRASSGFVNSRQKNYENSRYYHGSSITGGLVKGAMSFAASAYKALFAGPPVTAQPIVSEDQTAALMAHLFEMGFCDRQLNLRLLKKHNHNILQVVTELLQINNNDWYTHRY
- the NBR1 gene encoding next to BRCA1 gene 1 protein isoform X20, which produces MSLASVKLLSQSMEPQVNLNVTFKNETQSFLVSDSENTTWADVEAMVKVSFDLNTIQIKYLDEDSEEVSINSQGEYEEALKIAVKQGNQLQMNVYERHSTVDETPQPGYKHPQDPPGTEKRSTVRAGKKPLAHYSSLVRALGSEMKTQEEPTAQLSLTPCEADKPQDKPPDWFTRYLETFREQVVKETVEKLDQKLREKLVLQGPSLESCSSALSMPVSEEALSLPGNQCDWLMTCSNCQRRIIGIRYQCSLCPSYNICELCEAGSYAHDPNHILLKLRRPIMGSSETYTHTKLSPPRLPAALEQVRLQKQMDKNFLKAEKQRLRAEKKQRKAEVKELKKQLKLHRKIHLWNSIHGLQSPKSPLGRPESLLHSSTLMLPMQPCAPVVPTLSAAFVDENVPDGTHLQPGTKFIKHWRMKNTGNVKWSAETKLKFMWGNLTLASTEKKDVLVPYVKAGHVGIVSVEFIAPALEGTYTSHWRLSHKGEQFGPRVWCSIIVDPFPTRENLEDSEKVSFSTNKVDDLSCQQEDLLSFELLDINIVQELERVPHNTPVDMTPCMSPLPHDSPLIEKPGLGQIQEESEGTGFKVLPGKRTYSTMASKNKAENTIPAEEGEEDLSGTQFVCETVIRSLTLDAAPDHNPPRRPKSLQSSLHMLPDNFNYGIKSEETIRTQFSSSLEGESQPQLIEERQPAQSDGFSKEKSLSNSILPEEILMNDEKKDTIQVVEEEEEEEEELKDEVRSQGSSASSEDYIIILPECFDTSRPLGESMYSSALSQPGLERLMEIEQVVKAEQEPAEAYEGLDRGENQLQGHIISDILTTSQTLDAVLLTPELVGPPQQLSSSPSSLQNINSAETDLPVTIEEFSPVPDQVRGEPRASSGFVNSRQKNYENSRYYHGSSITGGLVKGAMSFAASAYKALFAGPPVTAQPIVSEDQTAALMAHLFEMGFCDRQLNLRLLKKHNHNILQVVTELLQINNNDWYTHRY
- the NBR1 gene encoding next to BRCA1 gene 1 protein isoform X11, with the protein product MEPQVNLNVTFKNETQSFLVSDSENTTWADVEAMVKVSFDLNTIQIKYLDEDSEEVSINSQGEYEEALKIAVKQGNQLQMNVYERHSTVDETPQPGYKHPQDPPGTEKRSTVRAGKKPLAHYSSLVRALGSEMKTQEEPTAQLSLTPCEADKPQDKPPDWFTRYLETFREQVVKETVEKLDQKLREKLVLQGPSLESCSSALSMPVSEEALSLPGNQCDWLMTCSNCQRRIIGIRYQCSLCPSYNICELCEAGSYAHDPNHILLKLRRPIMGSSETYTHTKLSPPRLPAALEQVRLQKQMDKNFLKAEKQRLRAEKKQRKAEVKELKKQLKLHRKIHLWNSIHGLQSPKSPLGRPESLLHSSTLMLPMQPCAPVVPTLSAAFVDENVPDGTHLQPGTKFIKHWRMKNTGNVKWSAETKLKFMWGNLTLASTEKKDVLVPYVKAGHVGIVSVEFIAPALEGTYTSHWRLSHKGEQFGPRVWCSIIVDPFPTRENLEDSEKVSFSTNKVDDLSCQQEEAFSLAKEEIQIDEVTESTEEAETCLPRKIKNVPSERELYIPSVDLLTAQDLLSFELLDINIVQELERVPHNTPVDMTPCMSPLPHDSPLIEKPGLGQIQEESEGTGFKVLPDSTMASKNKAENTIPAEEGEEDLSGTQFVCETVIRSLTLDAAPDHNPPRRPKSLQSSLHMLPDNFNYGIKSEETIRTQFSSSLEGESQPQLIEERQPAQSDGFSKEKSLSNSILPEEILMNDEKKDTIQVVEEEEEEEEELKDEVRSQGSSASSEDYIIILPECFDTSRPLGESMYSSALSQPGLERLMEIEQVVKAEQEPAEAYEGLDRGENQLQGHIISDILTTSQTLDAVLLTPELVGPPQQLSSPSSLQNINSAETDLPVTIEEFSPVPDQVRGEPRASSGFVNSRQKNYENSRYYHGSSITGGLVKGAMSFAASAYKALFAGPPVTAQPIVSEDQTAALMAHLFEMGFCDRQLNLRLLKKHNHNILQVVTELLQINNNDWYTHRY